The DNA region TGGCGATTCTCTGTTCCTCCCTGACGTTGGCTCAGCCCGTTGCGACTTCCCCGGAGGAGACGCTGTCCAACTGTTAGTGCAACCCTTTGCTCCCTCTCTCTGTTGTCTTTGCTTCTGCTCCATCCCTCTCATCAAGCCTTTCTCCCGCCCCTTCCCTGTGTCCTCTCACTGCTCGTTCCCTGTTGCTCCAGTTGTACCTCACTTGCTTCTTCCCTGTTGGTTCCCTGCTCGGTTCCTACCCACCCTTTTGCCCATTTCCCCTTTTGCATTACCACGTTAGCACAGtaccacatcaccacattTGCactttcccctccttcaaccaTACTCCTTTTCATCTGATCAGTAAAACTAACAACTCCTTTCTCTCTATACAGCTACCACTCAGTCCaaaccctcttctccctccccccacatTACAAGATCTACACAGGCCACGATTACCCATCCGGCGACCGCAGCGACCCAGTCCCTTACACGACAGTAGCCGAGCAACAAGAACGGAACAAACACCTCAAGATTGGCACAACACAACAAGAGTTTGTGAACTggaggcaggagagggacTCGGGGCTTGGAGAGCCGAGGTTGCTGCACCAGAGTCTGCAGGTTAATATccgaggagggagactgCCGAGGAGTGGGATGTTGGTTTTGCCTTTGAAGGGGGccagggaggtggggggtgtgAGGCTTTGAGGATGGGCGTGCCGGGTGGTTGTTTGAATATATGAGATGTGTTGATTGTGGATTGTCATTGGGCTAACACccttttgtttgtttgtttaccTAGTGCCTATACCCCAAGGGGCTATTACGTTGGAAAGAATTGTGACTGATACAAGGAGAATCTTATGTACATTTTGAGCTGAACAACTCCGCTATCAATTCCGGTTTATGGAGTTTGATTGGGTACATTGCTGCTGCAGTTGGACCCAAAGCTCTATGTTGTAGCACTGCCAATGCAACTGCAAGACAGACGATGCACAGTGAATACGCGACGGTGTGGCACAGCTATAGCCGTTGGTTGTTTACTTCAGTACAAAATCCCAAATAACCCATCCCCGCAAGAAACTGGTAAATATGAAGCGACCGCTCTTGTACATGCCTGGATGGCACTGGGATCTCTGCTCTTTGCTGGGCAAGGGGCGGCTTTTTTGAGACTTGCTGGGTCATATTGCAATGGAGTTGCTCATATCTCTCTTGTCATGGCAATCGATTGCAGTCCCGGCGGTTGCCTACTGCCTCACTCTTGCATTCTACCGCCTCTACTTGGATCCTCTTGCCAAATTTCCCGGCCCAAAGCTTGCCGCAATCACTCGCTACTACGAGGCGTATTACGACGTGGTCAAAAAGGGACAGTATACCTTTCGCATCGCCGATATACACAGGCAATATGGTAAGTCGTCGATTATTGAATTCTGCGACCTTGTCAGCTGACGACATACAGGGCCCATCGTCCGGATCAGTCCTTACGAGCTTCACATAAACGACCCAGACTATTTTGAAAAGCTCCACCGCCACGAGGGGCGCTGGAACAAGTACGACTGGTCGGTCGATGCCCAGAATGCCCTTGGTGCCATCATCTTTACACCGGACCACCACGAGCACAAGGCCCGTCGGGCACCGCTTAATGCCTATTTTTCCAAATCAAGGGTTGTCCGCCATCAGAACATGATCATCCGTAAGCTAGAAAAGCTCTGCGGGCGGATTGGCGAGTTTGCAAAAGCTGGAAGAGTGATTGATCTCGGCGCTGCTATAAGTGCTTTCCAGAGGGATGCTTCGACAGAGTATGTTCTTGGGAAGGACTATAACAGTCTTGACCAACCGGACTTCAGTGTCGGTATGACAAGAATCATgcatggtggtggaaggATGTGGCACTTGACCAAGCACATCCGCTGGTATGGGCCTGCTATGCTTTCTATTCCGAAGGAGTTTCTCATCAAGAGCGCTGATCCGGATACGTCAAACTTTATGCGCTATGCGCGAGTACATACAGCAGTCTACCATTCTTACCCGAGGGGAACGGTTGCTGATGTTGCACACAGGACAGCGAAGAGGACACCGCGCAGCTACTCAAAGCGGCCGCTTCTTACAACCCGGATGACGACACCCCCCGAACCATCGTTCACGAGATCTATGACTCCAATCTTCCCCCCAAGGACAAGACGATCAAGCGTGTCTTTGCCGACGTCGTCTCAGTGACGGGAGCCGGCTTCGAAACAACAgccagcctcctccggctGGTTATCTACAACGTCTTTAGCAACACCGACATTCTAACTCGCCTGCGAGCCGAGCTCACCGAGGCAGCTGCTCGGTCCTCGTCTCCGGATGGATCTGTCCCCCTGCAGACGCTTGAAAAGCTACCCGTATCTAACGGCCGTTTTGATGGAGGGTATGCGGTTAAGTCCTGCTATTGCCTCCCGCTCTCAGCGTACCGCTCCCGACAGAAATTTGATCTATGACAAGTATCGCATCCCGGCTGGAACACCTGTGGGCATGACGGTTCTGTTGATGCACACGGACGAAAGGCTGTACCCGGATCCGCATCGGTTTCAGCCGGAGAGGTGGGTAGATccggaggcgaggaagaaggctgagaagACGTACGCGCCGTTCTCGAGAGGTACGAGGATCTGTCTTGGGATGCAGTAGGTTTCCTCTATGTGTCATCGTCTGTCCTGTGGATCCGACCTGATCGCTTGAGCTAGTCTTGCCTGGGCAGAAATGTATCTGCTTATGGCTGCGATCGTGCAAAAgtttgactttgacttttGATGGTCTCACACCAAAGGACCATTTCAAGGTCGTGAGCGACCAGTTCATCGTCAGCACCAAGGGGAAGGCTGTTTTGGAGACAAGGGTGTCGCTACGTCAGCGTTGAGACCGGTCTGAATTGTATCTCTGGAAAGTGGGAAGAAATTCATGACGACGGTTGGCACGGTCATAGGAAAAAAAGCATCAGGGGGTTTcaggggaggaggcccaCTTTTCCCCCTATCTCTACCCTAACTGAGTACAAATCAAAGCAACCCAAGCGAATTCTCACTGTGACTTGTGACCATCCCACTGTGCTCTCAATACACGTGTCTCCCCCACAAGCTGTCCAACTAAGTCGGACATTTCGCCTGTCATCACTCAGGCGGATTATGCCCCGAACAACTACAGCCGCAGCCGTAGGGTTTGTCGTGGCAGCAGACTCTTTTTTGAAGTTTTAGAGGTGAGTTGAGCTCATGTGCGATGTGGCTgagtgggtggttggtgctGTGAGAGTGCTGCTGTTAGTTTGAGGaaaggaggatggtgatggggaggggggaagggggggaagaaaacataccacTTGTGGATGGCGTTGCGGTCGATTTAATCACAGAGGGTAGATTTTTGTTGTACGTCATGACACGGAGCGGACCACATTCCGCACTGAGTCGGGCGGCATTGGGGTCTagaggggaagaggtgtGGCTAGCAGACTGGTAGCCTGCAAACCGAGAAGTATAATGAAGGTCAAAGATTGCATTCTGATGAAGCCTTTCACTTGAGACGACGCTAATGTGATCAAGTGTGGACATGAATGGTGAGGCTGAAGGAGCGAGACGGTTGGCAGCAGCCGGAACAGGGTTCCTTTATACTCGAACCCTGCTCCCTCTAAGAGAGATGTTCGTCTTCTCAGATCCAACATGATGATCTCCCACCGCGACGATGGGAGTTACGGTTGCGACTCGTCGACTCACTCAGTGTCTCTGATCCCCATGTCTTGGAGCCACAGTTGTTGCAAGGTCTGAGTAAGTGTCCCCTTGTACGTCAGGGGTCTCGGACTCCGGTGTAGAGACTACTATTCTTATTCCTTTCTCACGTTGAGCTGAATACTCGGGGTTTGCGCCATCTTTCATCATAACGTGCGTTGTGGTGTAACTAGAGCAACGTGATAGTTAAGCGCTGCTCAAGCCTTGCCTGTTTATATACCTAGCCTATCACATTCATGGAAAGCGCCATTTCGGCCGGTCGATCGAAGATCATCAAATGGTGACAAAAAGTATCGAGTTTACACACTATGCCTATCAACGCTACCTGCCCATCTTGAAATGCTCATCTCATCAAAAGTATGGTATAAAAGGAGTGATCCATCTTGCCTTGGCCAATGTCCCGCGTGTATCATATGTGTCCCTATCACATCAAAAAGCAAAACGCCCAGCTCATGATCCACTGCAGCCCGCGCATCCAAAGCCCAAAATTacaaagagagaaaaaagtaatatcaacatcaaatGAATCATCACTCATAGCACTTCTCCTTTTAAACCTACTGcccctcgtcatcctcaatACCTTATATCCTACTTGGGCCAGAACCGCCATTCGGATCCGTCATGTCCTCCTTGCTCTCCGTGAATACACTCTTCCTGAGCGGGCTGTTCGCCGCTTGCGCTTGCTGTGCTTGCCATTGCTGCGCCTGTCCTGGCAGTGGCCTCGCACTGAGGTAATCTGGGCTCTCACCCATAGGCCCGGCAGTAGGAGGCGACACCACCCCTGGgctctccaccaacctctctGGGAAGCCAGAGTGGCTGAGAATCTGCCCGTGCTGTCCTGCACCTGGTTGATGACCGGACGTGATCGAGCTGACTGTCGTGTCGCTAATCTGCCGAAGATGGGACCGGTCACGATCACTCAGGTTGGAAATGCCCGACAGAACTTGGTTGCGGAGGGTACTGCTGGTTCCGTTGGTTGGGTGACCGGATGTGGGCGTGGTGACTGGTGGGTTCCCGAGTGCGTCCGAGTCTGGGCGGTAGAAGGATGTGCCATAATGTTCTGGAATTGTAGCCGGTTGCtgtggggggggaggaggagtggagCCAAGAGATGAGATGTTGCTTGCGTGGTCGACTTGGTGAGTGTTTTTTGGGTATGAAGAGCCTTTATTGACCGAGCCACGGCCAACCGCGGGGCTTTCATCGTAGGAAGTGTAGGGGGTGTTCACGCTCGGCGATGCCGGATTGTTATAGAGTTCAGCGGGGCCAGAGTTATCCGGAAGCTCTACCGGACGTCGGATTTCGGTGTTCATCATCTCAGAGATAGAGAACGGCGTCGGGGCCCCAACGCTATCCACATCCGTGACGCTACCGCCGTAATACTCAGTTGCACCAGCTGCGAAATGCGGCTTGACATCCTCCGGTTCTTGAGGTGGTGATGCAGGACCTGGGCCTGGACCTGGACGAGGAATCCAATTCATCACCCGCGTTCTGGTATTCTCAGTTCTAGCCTCACTCTTGGTCTCGGCATCTGGACCCAGGTATTTTCGGCGTCGCCACAAGAACACTCCGACACCAATCAGCGTGAGGACGACAAGCCCTACAACAACTCCCACCACAGGACCAAGCCAGGATGGGGTTCCACCACCTTGCGCTTCTTCGGAGGTTACCGGGGGAACAATCggattggtgttgttgacctGGGCTTCACGCGCATACGGGTAGTAGGCAttgatcttggtgttgtcgtaTTTCGTAGCGAACACACTGGCAAGTGCGGTGCTCACAAAGGAGGGGTTCGGCTTCGTCAACTCGGCGTCGCCTGTGGGGGAACCCCCAATCGTGTCGCGAATACCCTGAGGGACGGTATAATTGCTCCAGATCGCTGGATCGTAGCGGTTTACCCACGTCCCGGAAGACAAATTGTAGATCCGGATCGGCTCCTGAAGGCACGGAACAGTATTGGTGGCGTCCAGCGGGGGGTGgcctccaaccaccatcatctgaTCAGGGTATGGCTTTATACACTTGTGTGCGGCGCGCCCAGGACCGGTGCCTTCTGTGAGTTTAGTCCACGTGAAGGAGGGAAGCGACAATACCCAGACGGCATCTGAGTAACCTGACTTCTGCTCGAGCGCAGCGTAACCGCCATAATAGTAGATGTTGAAGCTTGTACCATCCTGAGCGGGGGCGACTACAGCACACCCTCTGCTGAGGGCTTCTGGGCCATCGCTCGTCTTTTGTCGATACCATCTGTCCCCTGCCACATCGTAGATATCGATAGTTGACATGAACTCCCggcttttctctctctgtgcATTTTGTTAGGCATGACTTCAACCAGGAACAATATACACTCACATTGTTGTCCGGGTCGCTCGATCTACCGTTTATTTTGATGAAAGACGGGTCTACAACGCCCCCCAGTGCGACCAGAATACCTTTGGTGCCAACAGGAACCCATACCAATTCCGCGCCGGCGCGTCCTGGGACATCCTTGGGAAGTGTCTTGTTCGTCCAATCTGGTCTTTGCTCTTTCTCCAAGCTCAGGGTGATCAATGTGTCAGACACTTGCGAGGGCAGAGTGGTCTCGTTCGTCCCGCCCCTTTCGACATCGTAGATGAGTCCGCCGGTCGGCGAGCGCAGCCCAGAAAAGTACCAGGCGCGGTTCTCAGAGGGGGCGCTAGCCGCTCCGCCATACGCAACAAATCGTGTAACGTTGCCATCGAGGTTATCTTCCACGGGTCCAGGGATAAAATCAGGCACCTGTGAAGTAAAGGCCCGGTATCCGCGCACAGCTGTACCCAACGGCTCCGGATACGCAGCTGACCTGAAAGTCATACCGCCATAACCAAAGTACTGGTAATCGTTGTACAGGAGCCCTCCGCTGGCAAAATTCGGCGCGATATTGTTCACGGCCGCACCCCCCAAGGCGTAGATTGGTACGAACAGCGCAGTAATATTGTCTTTGGTGTCGAAAGGCTTGCTGAAGTTCAACGTGTATGTAATCCCTAGTGGATTGTCTGTCCATCGTATTAAGATGCCGCTCGCGAAAGTGTTTGATGCGGGCACTCACCATCCTGTCCAGGAATCCCATATTCCCCATTCGAGAGCCCTGGACGCCACCAACGATTGCCTCCATCCAGAAACAGCCTGTCTCGTATGACCGCAACTGTTTTCCGAGTTAGCACAGCGACTAGAAAACAGCGATCATGGGGAGAAAAATTACCTCGAGGTTCCCTCCACTGGCAGAGAGTTACGTTGACGTAGTCAGAAGACCACCTTGGCTGACTGGCGACAACTGACGCAGACACCACCCACACAGCGATTGTTGAAAGTTTCAACGCAAACATATTGGCGAGGTTCTTCCAGGGGaatggtggaagggggaagatATCAGAACTCCTAGCCTGGCCGTTGCATCCAGCGGGAATGAGAAAGGGATATTTCAGGCACAGGCAGTCTTGCTGTAGTACCTCTCGCCTGAGCGTGCTCGCGGAGGGTTCGTTTTGCCCTGTCGAGATAGGTTAGAACGGCGTTGAGTTGGATATGCCTCTCCTCGTCGGTCAAAATACGAGAGCCTTCTAGCAGGACGCTGCGAGTCTGGAGTGCGCTGCAACAGCAAAGACTGAAATCCAGAGCCTCGAGAAGCATAAGAGATCTTTGAGCCTCAAATTCTCTCCAGATAACAATTTAGACCTGCCGGAAGGACCCCGCAGAACGGCAGGCCAATGGACGCCGAGAGGGCGGCGATACCATACAGACCGTGGCGAATAGCCGGCAGCCACAggaagggaagaggagggattAGACCAAGGTCCAGAGCGACACTCACcgaacaacaccacaccgcAGGCGAAGATGTGAACAAAAAACTCGCTCTCGAAATTTCGAGATCTAGCACGCTGTGCTCAACCCGAGATATCCTAACGTGATGGACAAGAAAGAATGGAAGACAGAGAATTCTGATCGCTCACGCCGCAATCCGACCCATGGCGGACAAATGCGAGTCTTCCAAGTCTTCCAACTAGACTCGAGTGAGAATTAGTTGAGGAGGTGTGGCGAGGCCGGAGGTGGTTGGCTCAAGAGGCTGGGCGTGCAGATACCACCATCCATCTCAACTTCCTTGCTCTGATCATTGTGAGCAAAAAAGAACGACGAGGGGGCCGAGGACACCCCAGTTTGGTTGCATTCTGGTTAGTGCCAAGGCGTCAATATTACCCTCCCAAAGGCTCACTGACTGGCATCTCAGCCTTGTGGACACTGGGATTGGATTGAGGCAGTCGCCGTGTCCGTTGTtggctgttgatgagggtgCGAGGATCGGAGAAAACAGTATCTCCATGGTTCTGGCCATGCTAGAATAGCAGGATTGTGGCAGTATCCGTTCTCTGGAGCGATTTGCACAGCTTCTCTGGACAAATGGTTCTCAGCCCACCATACCTAGATCTATCTGTTTCCCAGGAAGAATCCGTCTTCATAACCCGTGGGTGTGGTAACGCTGACGGCCGGGCCCAAactgttgctgcttggcACGATATTCAGATGAGGCGTGTTCTTCTGACTAGTGTAACCTTCCTCATTGAATGACCGGCAGCGGAAAAACGACATCTTCCCTTGCAACCCACATCTACCGTATACTACACGTGTTGTCGATTTGCCATCACCTATGCCTCCAGTGGCAAACGGGCCATGGTCTGTTGTCCCATCGAAAGTTCTTCTCTCAGGCTTCGTGCCTTCCTACTACCTAGATGTAGTTCCTCTCATACTCAAGCAGGGTGGCAGGTAGGAGAATGATACTGTCAAGGATGCTGTGATAGCGGGGTTATTGCTGTTCTGGACCTGGCTTGGACCCGTAAAGCACCAGGACTAGGTGTGATTCCTGTAAGCTGACGCCTACACCAACACCGGGCAGGGCAACCTGATAAGCCCGGCATGCTAGTGCTCACCACTTTCGCTAGCCCCACGCTGGTAACTTGGATTGGGAATTCCAGTTTCCCAGAAAGAATTGTCGTTCCAAAGACAATTGTGAGATGCTTGCTGAGAAATAGAGGACTGGATGGATGTTGCTGAGAATCAGGTCGTGAGCGGGGCAGAATGGAAGAGCTTACAATTGCGGGAACCAAAGTCGGGGACTCCCCGCTCCCCACAGATGGCGCTAGTGATGCCCCTCACGCCATTCGGCCCTGCAAGGCTAAACCCCAGAAAGGAAAGGGCTTGGCTGATCGTCCAATGAACCACGGCCACCCCCCCTGTCCTGGTCCATGCTTCTTGACAAGGGTGTCTTCCCGCGGACCCCAACTCGCCGACCGCCTTCACCCTCACTGAACGAACTGATGCCGAGTacaacctcttccttctcacCACTCCCTTCTGGTCCATCATGCATGGACCTGCAGCTGGTATGGCTCGTGTTGCTCCTCTTTCGGCTCGGGCTTACTCATGCCAACAAGTTCCCAAGTTCCCAAGTTCCCAAGTTCCCAAGTTCCCAGTAATCTCGCATATTCTCTCGACTTCCTGCCCATCTTCCTATCTCGGTCTTATCCTCGTTGTTGGAAGACCCCGCCGCACATTCAAGCTTCTCGTCCCAACGCTAGCAACAGCGACCGAATGCAAGGCACCAGGTCGTAATTTCGACTTGGTTTAACATGCAAGAACTGCGGAATCCTTTAACATGGAAGCCACACTCCATCTCAGGCTCATCCATGGCTCTAATGCCGCCTGGCCGTCGGGAAATCGGATGGCGGCAGATGATGGACGAGGCTCGGCCACACATTTTCTTCAGGTACCCGAACTTCAACAGAGTCAACTTCGTCATTCTCAACAACATGTCCTGCTTCCACGATTGATGGCGGCAATACCACATACGCTATTAACGCAGCTCTATGCATCTCTCATGCATacacacaaccaccagcccctCCATTGTTCCCATTGTCTGCCGTCCCGGCTTGCCTCGATCGCAAGAGCGGCTCGGTGCGGGGAGTGTCCAAACCGGGCTTGCATTTTGCTATCACTGTACGGATAGTGTACactacatcaccaccacacctcgCTGGGAGACAGGCTGTTGTCGAGGCCCCACGGTGCGGCCAGGGTGGCTTGCGAATATCCGTACAGCCAACAAGATGAGGGGTTGGTACCTCTTCTGGTAGACTGAGCCATGAGAGAGGCAGGGGGGGAAAGAACTTGGGTAACAACTCTCCTTCTCACTCTCTTACATACTGTTGGCTGTGAGCCTGATGTGAGAGGTAGAAAGAGCTTATTGAACCCTGTCCACTTACCTCTTTTGCCAGACCCCACCCGGGATGCGACTTTGTCTGCTTTTTTATCGTAAGCCCTCTGGGCAGTCTGCCGCCGAAAGGCAGCAGCGACGAGAGAGAAATCCCGCTGTCAATAGTTGTAGATATTGTTGTCACTCGGAAAGCCCGCTTCGAAGGCCCAGACCTCatttctccttttcctttgtttcTGTTCCCGTGCTGGGCACACAAGGATGAAAGCTGGAACCAAGAAGTTCGGCAGATACTGTGGCTCATATTGATCAGGCTGTGTGTGTTGCGTTTAATATCAAGAGCCCTATGGTGAGCGGCGAGGTTACATGTCTGGAGCAGGTCtggatgaggttgaagaggtgtGGCAGCTCGGGGCTGCGCAGCGTGGCTAGCCAGGCACCGTCATTGGGATTGCACTTCCCCCGGACGACGGGTGTACCTtttgtgggttgggtggtcTGCAGCTATACGAGCAGGGGTAGGAAAGCTCAACATCTACCCTGGTAACTTGATCTCTCATGATAGGACGGAGCTGGATGTGAGTTGGGACATGGATGGCAGTCCGCATCACAGCTCGCCCAAGCTGGTATGCACGCAAAAGCTGTCTGGATCCCTTTTGATCATCCTTCAGTCCCTTTTGGCCCTTGAgatttcctctcctctttccatcTTTTTCGTCAGCTCTGTGCCGTTGAGGCTCTCTCGCTCCGTCTCAACCTTTTCTCTCGTTTTTGAGCCCAAACCAACGACACGCAACTGCAGAGAGCAGTCTAGAGGATATAGGCCTCGGAATCCACCGTCGACTGTGACTTGTTCCCTTGTTTACAAGGAGCTGGGTCTGATCGCCAAGGCTCTGCGCCGTTGGCTCATTTCACGAGTGAGTATACGAATACCACCCCAGCTGTCCGCTCAAGTTAGCCGCTTGCGatgcaccccctccccttgagCCTGCCCAGCCTCAATATATGATCCGAGTCCACCGCCGGCCCTCGGCCTAAGCTCTTCATAGCTCTGTGCCATTCTCGTCGGCGCAACTTCACTCGTTGCTCATACATTCGTTTCTTGTTGGGACTGCCCTCGCTTTTTGTGTCTAGTCACTTCGGAAGGATGCTTCTCACGAGGCTTGTGCAGAGCTTAGGGGCTTTAGCCCTAGCTCAGGTTGTACTCGGTGATGCTAACCAGGTGTATAGGAGAACGAACGAAACAACGGACGAACTCGATTCTGGAGCTGCTGTCGGACTAGAAGACGAACAAACCTACCACGTGGACACTGAATGCCCTCATCACTGCAAAGAGAAGATCTACATTACCGTCACGTACGATTTCGAGCTCTTTTGAGTTTTGGCAATTCGCTAACTTGGGTTTTAGACTGCCTGCCAGCACTGTCACTCTGCCTGCTACCACTGTGACTGAGAAGACGACGCAGACAGAGACGGTGTATACAACTCAAACCAACGAAGTCAGCGTTTCTGTGCCGGTCAGTGTTACTGTTATCAAGGGGTAAGGGATCTGATCTGCTACACACATCTCCGGCATCACTAACAAACCTCAGGACAACTGAGTACATCACGACCACACAGCTGTCAACTGTTACAACTGTAAGATGACCTTGAAATCATGACGTGTGCGGTTCCTTACTAACAACGTCCAGCTCGTGCCTGTGCCCACTACAATCAAGGTCTGCAACACCAAGTCGCCATATTTGTGCTCCACCAAGACCACAACTGAGTTGGtgcccacaacaacaacccgaACCATCAAGAAAACAGTTCCCACAACAGTCACCAAAGTCAAGGTGATCACTAAGTGGAAAGAAGTTActaccaccaaaaccaagacTTCAACATACACTACCAAGAAAACGATCCCCATCACTGTCATTGATAGTACGACGCTGTACTCAACCAAGACCGAGACCTTGAAAACAACTCTTACCACGGTAGAGACAACAAGCGTTCCAACCACCTTGACGCAGAAGGAGACACAAACCCAGACTCAAACAGTGAAAACAACTGAAACGGTCCCAACAACCATCCTTCAGACGAGCACAGTCGTGTCTCTAGTGACGTTGACAACCTCGTTCCCGGTCACAGTAACTGACAGTACAACTCTCTGGTCCACACAAACCACCGTCTTCACCACTACCAGCCTCAGCACTTTCACCACCGTCAGCACCATGACAACAGTCCATGCAGTCACAGCGACTGTCACGCAGTTGACAACCACAACTGTGTCGGTATGTGCTGCTCCGACAAACGCTGGTATCTACAAGCGCTCCGCGCTCGACGTGAGGTCGAAGAAGCACCCCAGGGCTCTCCGGACATGGGGCTGTGAGCCCGGATTCGTCTGCAATCAGCCTAAGCCTGACGGCTGCAATCTTTGGGCTGAAGCGCCCGGTTTGGACTTTGAGTGTCACCCTGACTGGTGTGTCCCTGCTCCATACATCCCTCGCGTCGTCTGGAAGAAGAACGAAACTGGCTACTTCCCGCCTGTTGAGGGAtacttcaacctcaaccccgaGGATTTTGGTTTGAGCTATGGCGTCTTCGAACTTCAGCCTGTCGTTGTTTTGAAGGCAGATGGCAGATTAGCAACCAGCTACACTGGCGACTGGGCTTCTCAAGCTACTATCACTGAACGCACAAGATCAACAGCTGTGCCAAACTCGGGGGCACGCTTTGTCAAAAGGCAACGGCCAGGCTCAGATGTGGTTCCAGCCACCTGTTTCAACCTTTGTGATAGTGCTTATCTGGAAGCTCAACGTGTCGGTAGGGATCCAGACCTTTGCGCACCGGGTTCGGTTTTCTTGGATATTTTGGATGAGTGCAAGGTGTGCATTGCAGACAACACCGATGACACCAAGTATGAAGAGATAGAGAGGGTCTATCTCGAGCCAAACTTCCGACCATGGCTCGACTACTGCGCCCTTTTGCCTGGAgtgcccatcaccaccaccacaagcgGTGAGCCACAGGTGACCGGCACAGCGACTGTCTCAACAGACACTGGCCTGCCACCCAACACCAGTACT from Podospora pseudoanserina strain CBS 124.78 chromosome 1, whole genome shotgun sequence includes:
- a CDS encoding hypothetical protein (COG:Q; EggNog:ENOG503Q4WB), whose protein sequence is MELLISLLSWQSIAVPAVAYCLTLAFYRLYLDPLAKFPGPKLAAITRYYEAYYDVVKKGQYTFRIADIHRQYGPIVRISPYELHINDPDYFEKLHRHEGRWNKYDWSVDAQNALGAIIFTPDHHEHKARRAPLNAYFSKSRVVRHQNMIIRKLEKLCGRIGEFAKAGRVIDLGAAISAFQRDASTEYVLGKDYNSLDQPDFSVGMTRIMHGGGRMWHLTKHIRWYGPAMLSIPKEFLIKSADPDTSNFMRYARDSEEDTAQLLKAAASYNPDDDTPRTIVHEIYDSNLPPKDKTIKRVFADVVSVTGAGFETTASLLRLVIYNVFSNTDILTRLRAELTEAAARSSSPDGSVPLQTLEKLPVSNGRFDGGPAIASRSQRTAPDRNLIYDKYRIPAGTPVGMTVLLMHTDERLYPDPHRFQPERWVDPEARKKAEKTYAPFSRVLPGQKCICLWLRSCKSLTLTFDGLTPKDHFKVVSDQFIVSTKGKAVLETRVSLRQR
- a CDS encoding hypothetical protein (COG:S; EggNog:ENOG503NZ1F), encoding MFALKLSTIAVWVVSASVVASQPRWSSDYVNVTLCQWREPRVAVIRDRLFLDGGNRWWRPGLSNGEYGIPGQDDNPLGITYTLNFSKPFDTKDNITALFVPIYALGGAAVNNIAPNFASGGLLYNDYQYFGYGGMTFRSAAYPEPLGTAVRGYRAFTSQVPDFIPGPVEDNLDGNVTRFVAYGGAASAPSENRAWYFSGLRSPTGGLIYDVERGGTNETTLPSQVSDTLITLSLEKEQRPDWTNKTLPKDVPGRAGAELVWVPVGTKGILVALGGVVDPSFIKINGRSSDPDNNREKSREFMSTIDIYDVAGDRWYRQKTSDGPEALSRGCAVVAPAQDGTSFNIYYYGGYAALEQKSGYSDAVWVLSLPSFTWTKLTEGTGPGRAAHKCIKPYPDQMMVVGGHPPLDATNTVPCLQEPIRIYNLSSGTWVNRYDPAIWSNYTVPQGIRDTIGGSPTGDAELTKPNPSFVSTALASVFATKYDNTKINAYYPYAREAQVNNTNPIVPPVTSEEAQGGGTPSWLGPVVGVVVGLVVLTLIGVGVFLWRRRKYLGPDAETKSEARTENTRTRVMNWIPRPGPGPGPASPPQEPEDVKPHFAAGATEYYGGSVTDVDSVGAPTPFSISEMMNTEIRRPVELPDNSGPAELYNNPASPSVNTPYTSYDESPAVGRGSVNKGSSYPKNTHQVDHASNISSLGSTPPPPPQQPATIPEHYGTSFYRPDSDALGNPPVTTPTSGHPTNGTSSTLRNQVLSGISNLSDRDRSHLRQISDTTVSSITSGHQPGAGQHGQILSHSGFPERLVESPGVVSPPTAGPMGESPDYLSARPLPGQAQQWQAQQAQAANSPLRKSVFTESKEDMTDPNGGSGPSRI
- a CDS encoding hypothetical protein (EggNog:ENOG503P2KD) — encoded protein: MTTVHAVTATVTQLTTTTVSVCAAPTNAGIYKRSALDVRSKKHPRALRTWGCEPGFVCNQPKPDGCNLWAEAPGLDFECHPDWCVPAPYIPRVVWKKNETGYFPPVEGYFNLNPEDFGLSYGVFELQPVVVLKADGRLATSYTGDWASQATITERTRSTAVPNSGARFVKRQRPGSDVVPATCFNLCDSAYLEAQRVGRDPDLCAPGSVFLDILDECKVCIADNTDDTKYEEIERVYLEPNFRPWLDYCALLPGVPITTTTSGEPQVTGTATVSTDTGLPPNTSTGFDDITTSTTTTSSEETSTPTSTPTSTDETTSTTTDSSTETTLTETTSTTSESTSSTETLSSETTSSPGTTETTSSPSTETTTESPTTETTEVTTSGGSESTSSPDVTTSTDAPSTSEDGPSVTTTTSPSIASSSSSSSSSSTPSSGSDDSSSTFPDTTDDLLTFTASTFSTGTLPGETSGGGDDGGVVPTDTPTTITTTIAGTGGLTPTLPTGPVVTAAAGRMANVPSLGGLGNILAGILFAAMLL